One Marmota flaviventris isolate mMarFla1 chromosome 17, mMarFla1.hap1, whole genome shotgun sequence genomic window, TCCTCTATGATTTAGATTCACTTTTGTGATAAAAGTAATCAAATTTTGATGACTTTTCAATACTTTGCATATTATCCTATGAATGTCTAAAGCTGACGTTTTCACTTATACTTATTTCCAGAAACATGTGGGAGAAGAATGCCACATTTGTGGCATGAACAACTGTGTACATTGTAAAACTATTTGCTAGTAGAAAACAGCGTCAAGGGTGATGATTTGAAAGAAGAGAGACTGATTTTAGTGAGTCACGTTTAGTTTATGTGCCTACATTTCTAAGGGGAGATGTGTAAGTACATAATCACAAACATAAATGTGGAGACTTACATGTGACTGGCAAGAGTATACACGACTCCAGGCTGCTGGAGGTGCTGATGAGGCAGGACTTCTActtcttgctttatttatttatacacatacttttaattatttgaaattttttcccaagaagcatatttcactttttatcccccagtattagggattaaacccaagggtgctttaccactaagctacatccccaacctcttgttttgagatagggtttcactaagttaggTCAgataggctggccttgaacttgcagtcttcctgccttacCCTCTCAATTAGCAGAATTATAGCTgcataccactgtgcctggctgggttATTACATCTGAGCTGATTAAAACTGCAGACAGTATGCCAAACCATATTTTTCCTAGAGAATGAGGAGTCTAAAAATTTTGTTGTCAGTTGTCTTAAGCTTTATTCTCATAAGTCACCCATAAGAactaatttttctctattttttaacaACATAATAATGCAAATCCTCAATATAGATGGTATCTACTTGATAAAAGCagaaaactttgtttttcttttagctgGGCAGGGCATTTTATTGACGCCGAATCCCAAAAGGCACAgaatctcaaaatatttattgatctagTCTTGGCTTATTATTGTGTATACCATTTCATAGCTGAAAGTCAGACATTAAACATCTAAAACATActcaaaatgtgttttattcTCCATTAACATGGTTGTTCAGAACAGCTGattttataattagaataaatatatatagtacAACAGAGCAGGTACATTCATCTCAGAATTCTAAGACTCGGTGTCAAAAACCGCTAACTCATAGAAAGCAATAGCTTGTAACAATGAATCATATAACTCTTCTCTTCTGTGTGAATCAGGTGGGTCAGCAGATGAAAACATTTGTCGATAGTGTACCACTCTGTCTGGTGGAAAGAACACCCGAGGCTTCGCCTTCAGTACAGATTCAGAGAGGAACTGCTTCACTAGTTCTTTCCCACTAGTCCGAGTGTCGCCAATCATCAGTTTAAAGTGCTTCCCAACTGCATTCCGATTCATGCTCAGCACATGATGCTGGCCATCCTGGgtgaaagttttatttaataaggCATACAGCATGGCTTCTATGATGTGAAAATGTAACAGTACAGGAAACAGAGATGAGTTCTGAATGGAAAGTCCTGTTTTTTCCAGAACATAGAAATCTGCTTTAGGCATTTTTGAAATGACTgaagaaatctttatttaaaaaaaaaaaaaaaaaagacaaaataagtaAGCAGAAATAATTCATTTAGTTTCATATTTAGTCCCATTTCTATCTTCAAATATTCTAATTAGGTAACTTACATAATATTACTGTTGACAAttttgaaataagagaaaaagcatTTATGGGTAGTCAAGCTCTGGTCATGATTTTTTCAGGAACAGGCTGAGCTAAGAAAATGTTTAGTTCTCAGtaccagtttcttcatctgtaaaataggctTCATAATTTCTAAAAACCAATAGGGACTTAATTTTAGACAATTTGCTGGGCagacacctgtaataccagctattcagaaggaggaggatcaaattcaaggctagcctggcaatttagaccctgtctcaagataaaaaataaaaaggtgggggTACAGCTAGTGGCAGAACACCCgagtttcaattcccagtaccaaaaaaagacaaagattacCCAACTCAGAACTTTTATgaaccatttaaaattttctatgacagggactggggttgtggctcagcagtagagcgctcatctagcacatatgaggccttgggtttgatcctcagcaccacattaaaaaaaataaaggtattacatcctacaactaataaaaattttttctagggctggggatgtggctcaagtggtaacgcacttgcctggcatacacggagcactggttcgatccttagcaccacataaaaataaaaaataaagatgttgtgtccaacaaaaactgaaaaaataaatatttaaaaattatctctctcctctcttaaaaaaaaaaaaaaaaaatttattacgACAGCCAGGTtcgtagtgcacacctataatcccagtggctcgggaggcttaggcaggaggatcacaagttcaaaaccagcctctgcatgggctggggttataatgcagtggtagagtgcttgcctagcacatgtgaggcaatgggttcaatccttaacactacagaagaataaacaaaggccctgtgcccatctacaactaaaagtattaaaaacaaaaaacaggatcctgtctcaaaaaataaaaagggctgggatgtggttcagtgtttaagcacctctggattcaatcctccagtatccaaaaaataataataatctaggGCAGagtataggatttttttttttttttggggggggggggggtcagggatatcagggattgaactaaggagcactcgaccactgagccacatccccagccctattttgtgttttatttagagacagggtctcactgagttgcttagtgcctcgctgttgctgaggctggctttgaacttgagatcctcctgcttcagtctcccaagcttctgggattacaggtgtgccccagtGTACCCACCTAGAGCATAGGATTTTAACAACTAACCAAGAATTAATAATCTCTGCAAATGACTGAACAGCAGTTTTCATGTGTATAATCAAGACAGTAATTCCCAACCATTTCAAAAGATTTTGAAGACTTAAATGAAACAAGTGATAGCATTTTGAAAATAAGCTATGAATACAAGATAGTGAAGTTTTTAACatgcagaatatataaaggacaCTATATATAGTGTcctttatatatttactattgaTTTTCTCAATATCTGCCTTTGATACCTAAGACATTTCTTGAACTAATCAAAAGTGACAAAAACAATAGGAGTGGGTAAGTAACaagtatcacaaaaaaataaccaatatcattattttattacattctcTTTGGGAGCAGAAGATTAAAAACTACAAAGAAGCCATGCAGGCATACACAAGAAGCTACACAGTAACAGGAACGTGGAGATGCAGCAGCCTTACCTCTTTTAAATAGAGTGATGATGGGTAGGTTCTATTCACTAATTTCCAATAGTCAATTTGCTGCCAGTCCAGCACTGTCAATTTGCGATCAAGGAGAGCCCAGGCAATTCTTTGAGTACCAAAAACAATAGATAAAATACTATTGGCTGCCTAAAAGAAAAGAGCTGATTTAATTATAAGtgtaataaactttttttttttcttttttgcagtaccagggattgaacccagggacactctaccatatatatatgtaatatatatatatatattttttttttttttttaaatgggaataaAGTCCACAGCTTTCATTGGATTTTCAATAAAACTCCagaactttttatattattttgagacaagttctcactaaatttctgaggctggcctcaaacttgggatcctcctatctcagcctcccaagtcattgagattacaggcatatgccactatgcctggctcaagtacaaacttttttttttattattgaatgtaAACATTTTAACAGATGCAAAACCTGATTTACAACCTCAGAATGCCAAACTAGTTGAtgtaatgtaaaatttatttagtaattAAACTGAGAATTATTAATATGATAGATATTGGGAAACAAGGAACATAACatttgattttaagaaataataagatTTACATTTCAGAAAAATCACTGACAGCTGTGTGGGAGATGGATGATAGGGGATTAACAAAAGGTAGGGATTTGTGTAAGGAACTATTCTTAATAGTATTAAGAACAAAACATAACGAGGAAGGAAAAGAGTGGGAGAGTCCGTATGGTAGCATATGCCCataaccccagtggctctggaggctctgacaggaggatctcaagttcaaagccagctccagcaaaggtgaagtgctaagcaactcagtgagaccctgtcttaaataaaacacaaaataaggctgcggatgtggctcagtggtcgagtgcccctgagttcaatccccagtacccgccccaTCCTGCCAAGGAATAGTGGGAATAGAACTGATACTCAACTGGATGGTACTTTTAAGCAAGAAGGTAAGAGGCAGATCAACTAGGAACATGGTAGGAGAtgaggttgttttttttcccacaatgcctttatttttatgtggtgctgaggattgaacctgggtcccgcctgtgctaggcaagcactctaccactgagccacaatcccagcccagagatgaggcttttttgtttttgtttcttttaatgagTTTGAGATACCTATAGAGCTTCTAAGACGTATAACAGCTGATTGGCTATATGGATTTAGCTCTGCTGAGTTTAGTTTGGAGATAAAGTACAATGATGTCACCTCACTCCCATAAGACTCATTTACAGAGAGAGACACTACTAATGTGTTCCATAGATACAGGATAAAGAAGAATAGTTTATAATAGTTTATAATGCTACACCCATTTCCCTTTCACTGCTACATAAATCACTGGATAAATATCTGCGAGCAGAATAATTTGGATGCAAAAACATCTACAAAACACAGTCCTGCTTTTgattcttttagttttaggttgcATAAACATCACTGAGCCATACTGTGCATAGCATTTCCTTGGGCAACAGATTTTAAGGATTGCGCTACACAATTTTCTCCCTACAAACTGACTTAAAAAACCAAACCCATAAACAAGGTGCAGCCCTACTATAGTCCGAGTATAGTTTTAGCCATGAATTTGGATGAAAATCTTCcttgaaaaatatgaatgaaatatattCCACATCAACTGCAGCAGGAGTTCTGTCCTGAGCCTGCAGATATATGTAATGGCATCTGCAAATCCTCTGAAAGCATGTGTGATgttctatgtgtgtgtatgtatgtgtatacacacatacacacacacacacacacaatgcttttttttttgggggg contains:
- the Tefm gene encoding transcription elongation factor, mitochondrial isoform X1, coding for MSVSCLLKAGGRWRSFPVPVELSLFQTLRNFCYRKKSTAPEKTISSVSFYDENAKESGNALDKLFSSEQQASILHVLNTASNKELEAFKLLHGKKSISIIEHREKFGPFQDLESLMNVPSFQFKTIVQVCNSILYPEGEKKKRKFQENRLLGKLIKPDIERERLKAANSILSIVFGTQRIAWALLDRKLTVLDWQQIDYWKLVNRTYPSSLYLKEISSVISKMPKADFYVLEKTGLSIQNSSLFPVLLHFHIIEAMLYALLNKTFTQDGQHHVLSMNRNAVGKHFKLMIGDTRTSGKELVKQFLSESVLKAKPRVFFPPDRVVHYRQMFSSADPPDSHRREELYDSLLQAIAFYELAVFDTES